A window from Tistrella bauzanensis encodes these proteins:
- a CDS encoding TRAP transporter large permease, translating into MDQTYQLIVLGVGLLALLGGGIWVGLSLMGVAYIAMALFSPRPIGEAMAMTIWTASSGWTLTALPLFVWMGEILFRTKLSENLFKGLSPWMRPLPGRLLHVNILGCALFAAISGSSAATTATVGRMALPEMKRRGYPENMMIGTLAGGGTLGLLIPPSIILIVYGVAANVSIAKLFMAGILPGIVLASMFMGYIVVWSLLNPGKIPADDERPSWGQKFRALGELLPVVGLIAFVLGSIYTGIATATEAAAFGVIGAFGVAALSRDLTWANFSASLMGAVRTSCMIALILAGSAFLTLAMGFTGIPRALADMIATMNLSPLALIAALAVFYIILGCFLDGISAVVLTMAVVLPMVMEAGIDLIWFGVFVVIVVETAQITPPVGFNLFVLQGMTGRSITYVARVAMPMFAVMVVMLLLITAFPEIVTLLPGGMVRSPG; encoded by the coding sequence ATGGATCAGACCTATCAGTTGATCGTGCTGGGCGTGGGGCTGCTGGCCCTGCTGGGCGGCGGCATCTGGGTGGGGTTGTCGCTGATGGGTGTTGCCTATATCGCGATGGCGCTGTTCAGCCCGCGCCCGATCGGCGAAGCCATGGCGATGACCATCTGGACGGCATCCTCCGGCTGGACGCTGACAGCACTGCCGCTGTTCGTGTGGATGGGCGAGATCCTGTTCCGCACGAAGCTGTCGGAGAACCTGTTCAAGGGGCTCAGCCCCTGGATGCGGCCCCTGCCCGGACGGCTGCTGCATGTCAATATCCTGGGCTGCGCGCTGTTCGCCGCGATTTCAGGCTCATCCGCCGCCACCACCGCGACCGTCGGCCGCATGGCGCTGCCAGAGATGAAGCGCCGCGGCTATCCTGAAAATATGATGATCGGCACGCTGGCCGGCGGCGGCACGCTGGGCCTGCTGATCCCGCCCTCGATCATCCTGATCGTCTATGGGGTCGCGGCCAATGTCTCGATCGCCAAGCTGTTCATGGCCGGCATCCTGCCGGGCATCGTGCTCGCCTCGATGTTCATGGGCTATATCGTCGTCTGGTCGCTGCTCAACCCGGGCAAGATCCCGGCCGATGACGAGCGGCCGAGTTGGGGCCAGAAATTCCGGGCGCTCGGGGAATTGCTGCCGGTGGTGGGGCTGATCGCCTTCGTGCTGGGATCGATCTATACCGGCATCGCCACCGCCACCGAGGCGGCCGCCTTCGGCGTGATCGGCGCCTTCGGGGTGGCGGCGCTCAGCCGCGACCTGACCTGGGCGAATTTCTCCGCCAGCCTGATGGGTGCCGTGCGTACCTCATGCATGATCGCGCTGATCCTGGCCGGCTCGGCCTTCCTGACCCTGGCCATGGGTTTCACCGGCATCCCGCGCGCGCTGGCCGACATGATCGCCACGATGAACCTGTCGCCCCTGGCCCTGATCGCGGCGCTGGCGGTGTTCTATATCATCCTTGGCTGCTTCCTCGACGGCATCTCGGCCGTGGTGCTGACCATGGCGGTGGTGCTGCCGATGGTGATGGAAGCCGGCATCGACCTGATCTGGTTCGGCGTCTTCGTGGTGATCGTGGTCGAGACGGCGCAGATCACCCCGCCGGTCGGCTTCAACCTGTTCGTTCTGCAAGGCATGACCGGCCGCAGCATCACCTATGTCGCCCGGGTGGCGATGCCGATGTTCGCGGTGATGGTGGTGATGCTGCTGCTGATCACCGCCTTTCCCGAGATCGTGACCCTGCTGCCCGGCGGCATGGTGCGCAGCCCCGGCTGA
- a CDS encoding TRAP transporter small permease, with the protein MAISRLLDRVYDAAGVLAGIAMIAIVLIILAQVGARLLAYPLRGGAQFAGYAMAAASFLALPHAFRRHAHIRITILLQALPPRPRLVLDLAGLAVGTVIAAWFAWWAYDLAYISWEIGEVSQGDVAVAMWIPQIAMVVGTALFAVALCHTLIETALTGHGFAPEGDGVLDAAADR; encoded by the coding sequence ATGGCCATCTCGCGCCTGCTCGATCGCGTCTATGATGCCGCCGGTGTTCTGGCCGGCATCGCCATGATCGCCATCGTCCTGATCATTCTGGCGCAGGTCGGCGCCCGCCTGCTTGCCTACCCCTTGCGCGGTGGTGCCCAGTTCGCGGGCTATGCCATGGCGGCGGCCAGTTTCCTGGCCCTGCCCCATGCCTTCCGGCGCCATGCCCATATCCGGATCACCATCCTGCTTCAGGCCCTGCCGCCGCGTCCGCGGCTGGTGCTGGATCTGGCCGGCCTCGCCGTCGGCACCGTGATCGCCGCCTGGTTCGCCTGGTGGGCCTATGACCTCGCCTATATCTCGTGGGAGATCGGCGAGGTGTCGCAGGGCGACGTCGCGGTGGCGATGTGGATCCCGCAGATCGCCATGGTGGTCGGCACCGCGCTGTTCGCGGTTGCCCTGTGTCACACCCTGATCGAAACCGCGCTGACCGGCCATGGCTTCGCCCCCGAGGGCGATGGCGTGCTGGATGCGGCAGCCGATCGCTGA
- a CDS encoding TRAP transporter substrate-binding protein, whose protein sequence is MFKTWIGAALVAGMVGFGGAAAQAAEAWDMPMAYPDGNFHTKLGREFAEMVKTDTNGEVVITVHGGGSLFKGDEIKRAVQRGTAPIGERLISALSNEDPLFALDAIPFLATNYADARKLYAASKPALEARLEKENLHLLYAIAWPPQGIYANKTIDSAADMRGLKFRTYNATMARLAELLQMVPTQIEAAELSQALATGTVEAMITSGATGVDSQVWEQVKNFYDVQAWLPKNMVFVNKRAWDGLDAKTQEAITKAAAAIEDKGWAMSEELASGYLKTLAENGMTVAKPSAALASDMTAIGDKMTAEWEAGAGDTGKAIIADYRAK, encoded by the coding sequence ATGTTCAAGACGTGGATTGGGGCGGCACTGGTCGCCGGCATGGTCGGTTTCGGCGGTGCGGCCGCACAGGCGGCGGAAGCCTGGGACATGCCGATGGCCTATCCCGACGGCAATTTCCACACCAAGCTCGGCCGCGAATTCGCCGAGATGGTCAAGACCGACACCAATGGCGAGGTGGTGATCACCGTTCATGGCGGCGGCTCGCTGTTCAAGGGCGACGAGATCAAGCGCGCCGTACAGCGCGGCACCGCGCCGATCGGCGAGCGGCTGATCTCGGCCCTGTCGAATGAGGATCCGCTGTTCGCGCTGGATGCGATCCCGTTCCTGGCGACCAATTATGCCGATGCCCGCAAGCTGTATGCGGCATCGAAGCCGGCGCTGGAAGCCCGGCTTGAGAAAGAGAACCTGCACCTGCTCTATGCCATCGCCTGGCCGCCGCAGGGCATCTATGCCAACAAGACCATCGACAGTGCCGCCGACATGCGCGGCCTGAAGTTCCGCACCTATAACGCCACCATGGCGCGTCTGGCCGAGCTGCTTCAGATGGTGCCGACCCAGATCGAGGCGGCGGAGCTGTCGCAGGCGCTGGCCACCGGCACGGTCGAGGCGATGATCACCTCCGGCGCCACCGGCGTCGACAGCCAGGTATGGGAGCAGGTGAAGAATTTTTACGACGTCCAGGCCTGGCTGCCCAAGAACATGGTGTTCGTGAACAAGCGCGCCTGGGACGGCCTGGATGCCAAGACGCAGGAGGCGATCACCAAGGCCGCCGCCGCGATCGAGGACAAGGGCTGGGCGATGAGTGAGGAGCTGGCTTCCGGCTACCTGAAGACCCTGGCCGAGAACGGCATGACCGTGGCCAAGCCGTCGGCGGCGCTTGCCAGCGACATGACCGCGATCGGCGACAAGATGACCGCCGAATGGGAAGCCGGCGCCGGCGACACCGGCAAGGCGATCATCGCCGACTATCGGGCGAAGTAA
- a CDS encoding TerB family tellurite resistance protein, translating into MSFWGKVVGGAAGFAMGGPLGALIGAVMGHAVDRFNESGDATAMPVDRVQREQAFAIAVIVLGAKMAKADGQVTRDEIAAFRRVFTVPESDVGRVAQIFDEAKKDARGFEPYARQIAALFQGRPAVLEELLNALLEIASADGAVGEAERRFLGQVAQIFGLEPAVLDRLLAVRGIDIGAAASPYAVLGVAPDAPLDEVKTAYRRLAREHHPDRLVADGLPEEMIQIATRKIAGINEAYDRVLRLRGAR; encoded by the coding sequence ATGAGTTTCTGGGGCAAGGTGGTTGGCGGCGCCGCGGGCTTTGCGATGGGCGGGCCGCTGGGCGCGCTGATCGGCGCGGTGATGGGCCATGCGGTCGACCGCTTCAATGAAAGCGGCGATGCCACCGCGATGCCGGTGGACCGGGTGCAGCGCGAGCAGGCCTTCGCGATCGCGGTGATCGTGCTGGGCGCCAAGATGGCCAAGGCCGATGGTCAGGTGACGCGCGACGAGATCGCGGCCTTCCGCCGGGTGTTCACGGTGCCGGAAAGCGATGTCGGCCGGGTGGCGCAGATCTTCGATGAAGCCAAGAAGGATGCCCGCGGCTTCGAACCCTATGCCCGCCAGATCGCGGCGCTGTTCCAGGGCCGTCCCGCCGTGCTGGAAGAGCTGTTGAATGCCCTGCTGGAAATTGCCAGCGCCGACGGCGCGGTCGGTGAGGCCGAGCGGCGGTTTCTGGGCCAGGTGGCGCAGATCTTCGGCCTTGAGCCTGCGGTGCTCGACCGCCTGCTTGCGGTACGCGGCATCGATATCGGCGCCGCCGCCAGCCCCTATGCGGTGCTGGGCGTCGCCCCCGATGCGCCGCTCGACGAGGTGAAGACCGCCTATCGCCGGCTGGCGCGCGAACACCACCCCGACCGGCTGGTGGCCGACGGGCTGCCTGAGGAGATGATCCAGATCGCCACCCGCAAGATCGCCGGCATCAACGAGGCCTATGACCGGGTGTTGAGGCTGCGCGGGGCGCGGTGA
- a CDS encoding ABC-F family ATP-binding cassette domain-containing protein: protein MSAPLISLAGIRVTFGGGDLIEEATLAVSAGDRIALVGRNGAGKSTLLRIMGGLAEADGGEIARRPGLRAAYMAQDPQTDTGTTVRAYIEEGLVEAGQGDRHYRVDQVAVPLSLDPERMMSELSGGNRRRAALARALAVEPELLLLDEPTNHMDLPTIEWLEAELARFRGGLVVISHDRAFLDRVAGSIAWLYRRRLVRHDIGYSAFEAQLEDLRAQEDQRLAKMADKLARETLWLNEGLTARRKRNERRARGVHELRAQLAAERQDIERTRARAGIAVASAETSGRLVIEAEGLVKHFQSPSGEITVADGFSTRIMRGARVGIIGRNGAGKTTLVKMLIGEIEPDAGEVKLGTNLEIAYFDQHRAALDLDATLWDTLADGGGDQVTVRGQPRHVVAYLRDFLFDEGQARQKVRALSGGERNRLLLAKLFLKPCNLLVMDEPTNDLDLDTLDLLEDVLDEYDGTVLLISHDRAFLDRLATSVIAVDGDGQITEYAGGWSDADAQRKRAAEAAREAAREAGREAAAAKRGGGAASGGAASGAAGGRPQAAAQKLSFKEARELDELPKRMAVLEKELAALAAKMGDPALYTRDPAAAQAAADRASAARAELDAAEERWLELEEKREAIAAAKGR, encoded by the coding sequence ATGTCCGCACCGCTTATCTCGCTTGCCGGTATCCGTGTCACCTTCGGTGGGGGTGATCTGATCGAGGAAGCGACGCTTGCCGTCAGCGCGGGCGACCGGATCGCGCTGGTCGGGCGCAACGGTGCCGGCAAGTCGACCCTGCTGCGGATCATGGGCGGGCTGGCCGAGGCCGATGGTGGTGAGATCGCGCGCCGGCCGGGCCTGCGCGCCGCCTATATGGCGCAGGATCCGCAGACCGATACCGGCACCACTGTCCGCGCCTATATAGAAGAGGGGCTGGTGGAAGCGGGGCAGGGCGACCGGCATTACCGGGTCGATCAGGTGGCGGTGCCGCTGAGCCTGGACCCTGAGCGGATGATGAGCGAGCTGTCGGGCGGCAACCGGCGCCGGGCGGCGCTGGCGCGGGCTTTGGCGGTGGAGCCCGAATTGCTGCTGCTGGACGAGCCCACCAACCATATGGACCTGCCGACCATCGAATGGCTGGAAGCCGAGCTTGCCCGGTTCCGTGGCGGGCTGGTGGTGATCAGCCATGACCGGGCCTTTCTCGACCGGGTGGCGGGCAGCATCGCCTGGCTGTATCGCCGCCGGCTGGTGCGCCACGATATCGGCTACAGCGCCTTCGAGGCTCAGCTTGAGGATCTGCGCGCCCAGGAAGATCAGCGGCTGGCCAAGATGGCCGACAAGCTGGCGCGCGAGACCCTGTGGCTGAACGAGGGCCTGACCGCGCGGCGCAAGCGCAATGAGCGCCGGGCGCGCGGCGTGCATGAACTCCGCGCCCAGCTTGCCGCCGAGCGCCAGGATATCGAGCGCACCCGTGCCCGCGCCGGCATCGCCGTCGCCAGCGCCGAGACCAGCGGCCGGCTGGTGATCGAGGCCGAAGGGCTGGTGAAGCATTTCCAGTCGCCATCGGGCGAGATCACGGTCGCCGACGGCTTTTCCACCCGGATCATGCGCGGCGCGCGGGTCGGCATCATCGGCCGCAATGGCGCCGGCAAGACCACGTTGGTCAAGATGCTGATCGGCGAGATCGAACCCGATGCCGGCGAGGTCAAGCTCGGCACCAATCTGGAGATCGCCTATTTCGACCAGCACCGCGCGGCGCTGGATCTGGACGCGACCCTATGGGACACGCTGGCCGATGGCGGCGGCGATCAGGTGACCGTGCGTGGCCAGCCGCGCCATGTGGTGGCCTATCTGCGCGACTTCCTGTTCGACGAGGGCCAGGCGCGCCAGAAGGTGCGGGCGCTGTCTGGTGGCGAGCGCAACCGGCTGCTGCTGGCCAAGCTGTTCCTGAAGCCGTGCAATCTGCTGGTGATGGACGAGCCGACCAACGACCTCGATCTCGACACGCTGGATCTGCTGGAAGACGTGCTGGACGAGTATGACGGCACCGTGCTGCTGATCAGCCATGACCGCGCCTTTCTGGACCGGCTGGCGACATCGGTGATCGCGGTCGATGGTGATGGCCAGATCACCGAATATGCCGGCGGCTGGAGCGATGCCGATGCCCAGCGCAAGCGCGCGGCCGAAGCCGCGCGAGAGGCCGCCCGCGAGGCCGGGCGCGAGGCGGCGGCGGCAAAGCGCGGCGGTGGCGCGGCGAGCGGCGGGGCCGCGAGTGGCGCGGCCGGTGGCAGGCCGCAGGCGGCGGCGCAGAAGCTGAGCTTCAAGGAAGCGCGTGAGCTCGACGAGTTGCCCAAGCGCATGGCCGTGCTGGAAAAGGAACTGGCGGCGCTGGCGGCGAAAATGGGCGATCCGGCGTTGTATACCCGCGATCCGGCGGCGGCGCAGGCGGCGGCCGATCGGGCATCGGCGGCGCGCGCCGAACTGGATGCCGCCGAGGAACGCTGGCTGGAGCTGGAAGAGAAGCGCGAGGCCATCGCCGCGGCCAAGGGGCGGTGA